DNA from Candidatus Binatia bacterium:
TCCCACGACGATCGACGAGAGCGAAGTCGCCGACGCTATCTGGATTCCGCTCCAAGTCTTCCGCGATGAGCGCTTCCACGGCACGACCCCGATCGCCCGGGGCGATTTCCGCGCGGACTTCCCGGCGTTCCTCTACGAGGGGAACACCGTGTGGGGCATGACCTACCGAATGATCCGCGAGTTCCTCCGTGCAGCTCTGCCGGAAGACGAGGCTACCACGGACGCGTGATCCGACTCTTCGTGAGTCTGGAGATGCCCGCCCTGGTGCGGGAGCGATTGAAGCTCCTGTGCTGCGACCTGCCGGGCGCCCGGTGGGCGAACCCCGATCAGCTCCACCTGACGATTCGGTTCATCGGCGAAGTGGAGGAGCCTGCCTTCGAAGAGATCCGGGAAGCACTCGACCGTGTGAAGATGGATCCATTCGACCTCGAGATCCGCGGTGTAGGCCACTTTCCTCCTCGGGGGCAAGCGAAGACACTCTGGGCGGGGACCCCGCGCAGTGAGCCACTGCAGCTTCTCCACGGGCTTGTGGACAGCGCACTCGTCCGTGCCGGCCTTGCGCCCGAGGGAAGGAAGTTCGCCCCGCACATCACCCTGGGGCGGCTTCGGGGCGCACCCGCCCGAGCCGTCGCGAGCTTCCTGGCTCAGAACGCCCTTTTTCGGGAGGGCCCGATTCGCGTGGATCGGTTCTGGCTGTACTCCTCTCAGCTTTCCGCGAAGCATGCCGTCCACCGGCCCGAGGCGGAGTACCCGCTCGGCGGCGCCTTGGTATAGGTAGGATCGTGTTCTCGCCTGATCTCCAAGCTCTCGTCTTCGATTTCGATCGCACCCTGGCGCCTCTCGGGAACTTCGTGAAGTGGCGTGAGGCGCTTCCCCTGATGCGCGAACGCTACGTGGCGCACGGCGTTCCCGAAGATCATCTCGATGGCGCACCCCGCGGTTGCTTCGGCCTGTACGGACACGTCGCGCGAGGTGATCACCTCGAAGCCGATACGCTGCTGCGGGCGCAGACGGAGGTGTCCGAGATCCTCGCCAAGTTCGAAGCCGTGGGGATCGGCAAGGTGGAGCTGTTCGACGGTGCCGCGGAGATGTTGCGCGCTCTGCCGGCGATCGGACTCCGTGCCGGCATCGTGAGCTCCAACCCGGAGTGGGTCATCCGCGACGTTCTCGAGCACCGCGGCGTGGCTGGCAGCTTCGAGGCCATCGTCGGACGTGACGGCCTCGATCACATCAAGCCCGCGCCCGAGGGCATGCTCCTGTGTTGTGAACGACTCGGCGTCACGCCGGCGCACTGCCTAGGCGTCGGCGACAACGCCGGTGATATCGAGGCGTCTCGTTCCGCCGGCATGCCTGCGGTGGGTGTGGCGACCGGTGTCTCGGAGGAGCCTGATCTCCTCGCTGCGGGCGCGCTCGCCGTCTACGACGGGATCCCCTCGTTCCACGCCGCGCTTACGGCCTGGAAGAAGTAGCTCCCGTCAGTCGTTGCGCCAGGCGCGCAGGAGCAGCAGGCCGATCGCGCAGCTCGCGCCGATCCCGATCACCACGGGCGAGTAGTGCCAGATCACCACGTGCCAGAAGTTGTCGACCGGACACACGACGCGCATCGTGGCGGCGGCAATCAGAAACGCGGCGAGCCCTGCGAGGCCTCCGGACACGACCGGCACGAGGGTCGCGCCTCGCCGTGCGAAGAAGAGTAGCGTGGCCCAGGGCACGATGGCCACGCCCAGCGTTTCGACCGCGCACCGCATTCCCCAGGGAGCGTTGGCGATGCTTCGCGCGGTGCCCGGCATCTCCTGGTAGAGGCACACGAACGACGCCAGGAGGAACCCGAGCGCGAGCGCCACGGCGCCGCTGCTCGGTTCGCGGCCGGGCATGGCTGCCAGCAGCGCCATCGCCGCGGAGAGGCCGCCGGTCGTGATCAGAAGGGTCAGCTCCAGCAGGAAGAGCGGGTTCGCCAGCTGGCCCATGATGTCCATCCGGAGTGCCAGGCTCGCGACGAGCCCGAAGACGAGCAGTTCGACGGCGAGCCAGAACCCGAGATGCGTGCCGGGGGACCAGACACGTTCTACCGGTTCGAGGTCGGCGACCAGGTCGTCGAGCAGGGACTCGGTGCTACCGGAATCGTCGTGGGGGGTGTTGGCCACCGTCACCCCTCTCCGTCGCGTTCATCTTCGTGTCCGATGAACGCCTTCACGAATCGGTAGGACCGGTGTGCGCGCACGCGCAGCGTCCCGGCAGAGACGCCCGCCCGTTCGGCGGCGGCTTCCACGGACAGTCCCTCGATCTTGAGCATCGAAAACGCTTCTCGCTGCGCGTCCGGGAGCTGTTCGAGCGCGGCGGCAAGCGGCGCGTCGCTGGTCTCCGCACCGGCGGCGACCTCTGGGAGCTCTCCGGTGAGGACTTCGCGCTTGCCGCGGGTCGAGCGTTTGCGGCCATGGTCGATCGTCGTGTTGCGCGCGATCGCGTACATCCACGGCTCGAAGGGCCGACTTGCGTCGTAGGTGTGTCGCGCACGGTGGATCATCAACAGAACGTCCTGGACGATGTCTTCCACCTCCTGCGGATCGTGGACCCGCCGGCGGACGAACCGGATCAGGTCGGCGTGGATGTCGTTCAGGAGGGTACGGTAGGCATCGCGATCGCCGGCCTGCGCCTTCCCCATCCACTCTGCCCGCTGGCCACGCTCTGTGTCCGAGGCGTTTTTCTCTTCTACCGAGTCCATACGTGCCCGAGCCCCGTACGTTACCCGACCCCGCCCGATTCGTCGCCCCATTTGCCGGATCCGCATTTTTGCATCGGATCGGTCGTAACTCACTTTGAGCGCCGCCGTAGAGCCTTTAGAACCCGGCATCAGGCGGGCCACACACGCAGCGAAGGAGCAGGGCGTGTGTCACGAAAGAAATCAGAAGAGACCGACCCGGCGGGTGGGATGGGCCCTGGGACTCGCCGTGGCGGCCCTCACGGTGGCCCCGGTGGGCGCCTGGGCCCGCGAGTTCGCGACGAATGCCGATGCCGGAAACAATTCGATGTCGGCGGTGTTCGGCGCTGCGATCGGTGAGCGCATCATGGCCGTGAGTTCTGCTGTCGACTGCACACTCGAGGTCGACGAAGCGAAGCTGGTCTGCTCGGCAACGTGTTGTATTCCGCTCGAGTCGATCCAGGTCGACAGTGAGCCCACGAAGACCGAACATTTTCAGCAGTGGGCGACCAACAAGAAGGGCTCGCCCGCTGAATGTAGCTTCGATCTGGTTCTCGACCCGATCGATCTGAAGGGGCCCGTGGCTGCAAAGGTGCCGGTCGAGTTCGAGACGACCGGCACTTCACCATCTCTTCGCCAAGGCTCCTGAGGCTTCCGCGAAGCAGTGAGGATCCGGCATCACGCCGGATCTACAACCACGCGACGCAACGACGCAACGAAGCGTCGGCGAACGAAAAGAGCGAAAAACCAACGAACAAGTTCACCAAGGGGGACTCGTCGCAGCGGCGTCAACGAGTGCAAGGGCTACGATGCGTGCGCCGGCGCCGACAACCGGTGCGAGGCGCGGAACGAGTGCAAGGGCCACGGCTGCGAGGAGCTCAGCAAGGCCGAGTGCGAGGAGAAGGGCGGCAAGATCCTCGAGTAGCATGCCGCTCCCTCACGACGAACAGAGGCAGAAACGAAATGGGCACTTTACTCGGACAGGGTATCGGTCTTCGCGCCTCTGACTACCCGCTCGTCCTCGATGGTCGTTTCGCGGTCGATTGGTTCGAGGTCATCTCGGAGAACTTCATGCTGCGCGGCGGTCGACCCCTGGCGGTTCTGGAGGAGGCACGAACGATGGCGCCGGCAGGACTGTAAGGCGTGTCGCTTTCGATCGGGTCGACGGATCCGATTCGTGAGGACTACCTCACCGAGCTCCGCTTGCTCACCGATCGGTTCGAGCCGACGATCGTCTCGGATCATCTCTGCTGGGGGAGCATCGGTGGGCACTAGGCCCACGATCTCCTTCCGCTGTCGTACACCGAGGAGGCGATCGATCTCATCGTCGGTCGGATCGAGCACGGGCAGGAGCGTCTCGGACGAGGGATTCTGATGGAGAACGTTTCGAGCTACCTCACGTTCGAGCATTCCGCGGTCCCCGAGTGGGAATTCCTCGCAGCAATCGCCGAGCGGGCCGACTGCGGAATCCTCCTCAATGTGAACAACGTCTACGTGAGTGCCCGCAATCATCGGTTCGATCCGTTCCAGTATCTGATGGACCTTCCTGCCGGCCGGATCGGGCAAATCCACCTGGCGGGGCACACCGACCGAGGCACGCATCTTCTGGACACCTACGACGGGCCCGTGATCCCGCCGGTCTGGGATCTCCACCGGTCCGCCGTCGAGCTTTTCGGCGCGGTCCCGACCCTGGTGGAATGGGACGACGCTCGAAGCGCTCAGGGCATTCCTCGAACTCGGCCGGTTGGAAGAGGAGTCGGGCCGCGAGTCGGGCGCACTTCTCCTGCGCTGGCTCGAGGACGGGATCCTGGCGAACTCAGGACACTAGCTCGACGCCGTGCAGTACCCCGGGAACGACGCGGGTAGCCCGCCTTCGTAGGGTGATGGAACCGTTCCGAACGGATGGTCGAGGAGGAAGGGCAGCGTCCGCTGTCGGATCGCTGTCGGGACGGAGTGTCCGTTTCCGTGGCGGCACATGATCGCGAAGTGCCCTTCGCTCACGATCAGGTCGTAGTAGTCTTCCATCAACTCGTCGAAGGGGATGAAGACGAAGTCGCCCGGACCACCGTGGGAGAGAAGCGACGGGACGAGGTTGGTCGGGTCCTGATCGTTCCCGGGGAAACCACCGGACCAGCCGACGATGCTCGCGATGTATCCCGACCGCTCGAATCCCATGAGCGTCGTCTGAAGCCCGCCCGCGCTGAAGCCTATGGAGTGGATCTGGAACGGGTCGATGCCGACCTGCTGCATCGCGCACGCGACGATCTCGTCGGTCACGGGGAAGTCGGCGTGGCCGAACTCCGTCAGCCCTCCGTGGCCAAACGGAGCTGCGACCATCCCTCCCATGTCGAGGATCTGCTGCAGCATGTTGTCGGGGCCGAGAAGGTGGGATATGGCGCCGTTCGGGTTGCTGCCTAGACTGTGCCAGGCGAACACGAGCGGTCCGTTTCGGAGAGCGGCGTCGGGCGAGACGCGGATGCGTACGGCATTTCCGAGGAAGTTGATGGTGCCGTCGGTGATGGTCGGGCACGGCTCGGTGCTGGTCGGAAGCGCCGGGCCGTCGATGATCCCCAACCCGAAGTCCGTGCAATCCTCGATGTCGTTGGCGGAGGCCTTCTTGGCGATGAACTTTCCGGCGTAGTCCTTTTTTACGTCCGTCGCGTTGAACCGGGCGCAGTAGCGCGTGTCGCCCATGGTGATTCGGATCGTCACGAAGCCGTTCCGGCCGGAGAGCGGTAGCGGGACCTCGCGGGCGACGAGCATGATCTTCTTGCCGTCCCGAAGGAGCAGGACCTTGGCTCCGGACACGACGTTGGGTGCTCCGCCGTTCACGAACTTGTAGTCGGGCCCGGTGTCTTTCCAGATCGCTGGAGCGGCGGTGGCCGCGCCGGGAATCGTAATCACGGTCGAGGCCCCGTCGAGGTTCGAGAAGAGGTCGATCGTGACGCCCGAGATCGTGGGATCATCCGCGTCGAGCGAGGCCGGCGTCACGATAGCCGGATCGGTCGAGACGAACACCAGCTTTTCCTTGCCCGAGCTCGTCCGGCTGAGAACGATCTTGGTGCCCTCAATCGGCTGATCGGCCGCGATGGCCTCGACGCTGCCGGCGAGCAGCAAGGTGAGACTGAGGAGCGTCGTGAACTTGCGCATCGATGGTCCTTTCGAGGGTGGGCCTCGTTGGTGAAGACATTTTGTGTGCCGCAGGAAATACGAAGCGGGGCGCCTGTCGTTCAGGCGAAGTTCGCCCGAACGGGGGGCTCCGGGCTGCGATCAGCCCAGGGCGCGGAACCGGATGGGGAGCTTCTCGTAGCCGCCGAAGACGTTCAGATACCAGGAGGCATTGAAGCGCGCAATTTCACCGGCCCGCTCGAAATCGGTCATTCGGTTCAGGATCTCACTGAAGATGACGTCCATCTCCATTTTGGCGAGGTTGGCGCCGAGACAGTAGTGGGCGCCCCCACCTCCGAAGGCGAAATGGTCGTTCGGCCACCGCGTGATGTCGAAGCGGAACGGGTCGGCGAACACCTCTTCGTCGCGGTTGCCCGAGCAATACCACAGCGACACTTTCTGTCCCGCCTCGATTCGTTGTCCGCGCACCTCTACGTCGTGCGTCGCGGTGCGGCGGAAGTAGTTCACGGGGCTCGTGTACCGGAGGATCTCCTCGATGGCCTTGGGCATGAGGGTGCGGTCGCGCAGCAGCAACTCGAGTTGGTCGGGGTTGTCCATGAACGCGAGAAGACCGCCGGTGATCGAGTTCCTAGTCGTTTCGCTGCCGCCGGTGGCGATGAGTTGGAAGAATGACGCGATCTCGAAGTCGTTCAGGCGCTCCGGTGTTCCGTCTTCGCCCGGGATCTCGGCGGCCACGACGCGCGAGAAGACGTCGTCGGTGGGGTTCGCCTTCTTCTCGTTTCCGAGCGCATTTGCGTACGCGTACATGTCGACGAGCGCCCTCATGCGGTCGTCGCCGTCGGTGTCGTCGAGAGCCTTGTTCGTCCAGGTGAAAACCTGGCGACGGTCGGCCTCGGGAACACCCAGAATTTCGGCGATCACTTGCAGCGGAACTTCGGCGGCGATCTCGCTCACAAACTCGCACTGGGACTCGTCGCGGGCGAGGACGTCGTCGACGAGCCGGACGGTGAGTTCGCGCGTGTATTCTTCGAGGCGACGGACGCCCCTCGGCGAGAAGCCGACGTTCACGAGTTGACGCATCCGCTGCTGCTTGGGCGGATCGGTCATGATCATGACGGACCCGAGCATCTGGTCGACGTCCTTCAGCATGATGCCGCCACCCGTTCGGCCGGGGCCGCTTTCCGCGGAGAACGTGCGATGGTCTCGATTGGCCTTCTGGATGTCGTCGTACTTCGAGAAGACCCAGAAGCCTTCGCCATCGAGGTCCGGGCAGTCCGGAACGGGTGGGTGGAACCATACCGGTGCCTCTTCCCGCAGGAAGGTGAACCAGTGGTCCGGCATGTCGCCACCGAAGCTCGCGAGCTTCGTGAGGTTGATGTCTTCGATCTGCATCGGCTCCGCCTCTCTCGAGGGCAGACTACGCCGCAAGGCGGGTCGGAACCAATGCGCCGTGCTTCGCGCGCTGTCCGATCGGTCGGCGCGTAGAGCCGCCCGTCGAAACGTGCGTCCTCGCCGATGAACTAGGAGCGTCAGCCTTCGACGTTGACCGTGATGGAATCCGAACCGTTCACCTGGACGTCGCGACTGACTTTCACCGCGCCTCCGTCCTTGTTCGCGGCGATGCTGCCGTCAATCGTGCTCTCGGCCGTGATCTTGAGCTTCTCTTCGGCGAGCACCACGTAGGCGCCCCCCATCCGGGTTGGGCGAACGCTGCCGTCGGAACGGTGAGGAGTGCGCTCTCGGCAAGGGCGCAGGCGAGCAGGAGCCGGTTAGTCGAGGTCGAACAGGTGTCCGAAGAACAGGCTCGCATGCAGCGTTCTGCGTCGGCAAAGTGCGGCTGGATCGCTCATCCTCTGAGATACGGTCGAGCTCAGAGTTTTCGGATTCCGCCCGTGATTTCGGCGTACAGCGGGCCCTGGAGCGGCACGAAGGTTCCCGCCGAATCGTCCCGGAACCAGAGCGGGTCGTTCCGGACGGCCTGTGGGTCGAAGCCCTCGCTTTGCAGTCCCGTCTTCCGGGTCTTGAAGTTGCCGGTCGCGTCGACCCGTTCGGCGACGCGGACGAACAAGGGACGCGCATACCCCGGCAGGGTCCGCGTCGCGTACGCGTAGAACGCCTGCGGATCGAAGGCCGCGCCATCCTGGACGACGACGAGCGCCATCCCGGCCCGGCCGTCGGCTCCGGGGACCTGCACGCCGTAGACCGCCGACTCGTGAACGCCCGGCGCTTGGTTCAGCAGGTGCTCGACCTCGAGTGTGGCGACGTTCTCTCCCTTCCAGCGGAACGTGTCTCCGATGCGGTCGACGAAATAGTAGTACGATTCGTAGTCTCGGCGGAGCAGGTCGCCGGTTCGAAGGAAGACGTCGCCGTCCTCGAAGCAGTTCCGGAGAAGCTTCTTTTCGTTGTCGCTCGCGTTTGCGTATCCGTCGAATGCCATCACGCTCGTCGCGTCGATCTTGCCGAGCAGTTCGCCGGTCTCTCCGACGCGACACTCGATCAAAAAACCGGCGTCGTCTCGCGCGAGCTCGCCGCGGTCGTGGTCGTAGCGCCCGAGCCTCAGCAGGTGGTGGGTGAACGGCTGGGCGCGGCCGCAGGAACCGACACGGCCGCGTCGGTTCTGGAGGCTGATGTTCCCTTCACTCTGTCCATACGAGTCGATGATTCGAGGAATGCCGAAGCGCTCCTGGAACTCGGTCCAGATGTCGGGGCGGAGGCCGGAGCCCGTGGCGACTCGAATCCGGTGTGCGCGGTCGTCGGCACTCGGCGGAGTGCGCAGAAGGTAGCGGCAGAGTTCCCCGACGTAGCAGAAGACCGTCGCGTGGTGGCGCTGAACGTCGGAGAGGAACTCGCTCGCGCTGAACCTTCTGCGCGATGCGAAGCAAGCTCCCTTGTGGAAGGCCGGGGCGAAACCGACGAAGTTCGCGTACCCGTGGTAGAGCGGCGTTGGCGCGTATGCGCAGTCGTCCTCGGTCTCGCCGAGCATGATCGCAAGGGAATGTCCGCCGGCCGTGAAGCGGAGGTGGCGCACGATCGCCGGTTTCGGGAAGCCTGTCGTGCCGGACGTGTAGACGTAGAGGAAGACGTCGCCGATCGTCACGTCCGGGATGTCGGGCTCACCATCCGATGCACTCGCGAGGCCTTCCGGCAGAGATCGCAGCGCGACATGCGTCGCTCCACTGCGGTCGTCGCCGTACACGGTAAAATCCGCGAGCCGATCGAGAACCGGTACGACCGACTCCGTGCATCGCTCGTCGAGGACGGCGACTCGAGCTCCCGAAGCCTGGTGGACGTGCTGGAGAGCTTCCCCTTCGAGATGCGTGTTGATCAGTGCGCCAACGGCTCCGAGTTTCGCGCAGGCGCCCTGCGCCATGAGCATGGCGGGAGAATTCTCCATCATCACGTTTACGACGTCGCCGCGCTCGACTCCGTGCTTACGCAGCAGGTTCGTGTAGCGGTTCACGCCCGCGTTGTAGGCGCCGAACGACACCTCTTCGTCCTCAAAGCGCAGCGCGATTCGGTCGGGGATCTTCTCGGCTTGGTCTCGGCACACGAACCCCATCGTCCGGAAGGCGCCGGCGCCGGCGCCCATGAGGGAGTCCCTAATCGCGCGGAACGTCGGTAGCTCGATCAGGTCTTCGATGAGCGTGGCGGTGCCGCCATCCAGATCCATGCGCTTCGAGGATTAGCAGGGACATTCCAAAAAAGGGATAGTAGGCCCATGGCGCGTTACGATTACGATCTCTTCACCATCGGGGCCGGCTCAGGCGGCGTGCGGGCGAGCCGCGTTTCGGCCTCCTACGGGGCCCGGGTGGCCGTCGCCGAGGAGCGGCAGCTCGGCGGGACCTGCGTGAACGTGGGCTGCATCCCGAAGAAGCTCATGGTCTACGCCTCGCACTACAGCGAGGACTTCGAGGATGCGGCCTCCTACGGGTGGACGGTCGGGCCGCGGAGCTTCGATTGGGCAACGCTCATCGCGAACAAGGACCGCGAGATCGAACGGCTGAATGGGATATATCGGCGGATTCTCGACCAGCACGGGGTCGAGATCATCGAGGGGCGCGCGGTCGTCGTGGATC
Protein-coding regions in this window:
- a CDS encoding HAD family hydrolase translates to MFSPDLQALVFDFDRTLAPLGNFVKWREALPLMRERYVAHGVPEDHLDGAPRGCFGLYGHVARGDHLEADTLLRAQTEVSEILAKFEAVGIGKVELFDGAAEMLRALPAIGLRAGIVSSNPEWVIRDVLEHRGVAGSFEAIVGRDGLDHIKPAPEGMLLCCERLGVTPAHCLGVGDNAGDIEASRSAGMPAVGVATGVSEEPDLLAAGALAVYDGIPSFHAALTAWKK
- a CDS encoding RNA polymerase sigma factor encodes the protein MDSVEEKNASDTERGQRAEWMGKAQAGDRDAYRTLLNDIHADLIRFVRRRVHDPQEVEDIVQDVLLMIHRARHTYDASRPFEPWMYAIARNTTIDHGRKRSTRGKREVLTGELPEVAAGAETSDAPLAAALEQLPDAQREAFSMLKIEGLSVEAAAERAGVSAGTLRVRAHRSYRFVKAFIGHEDERDGEG
- a CDS encoding NrsF family protein, producing the protein MANTPHDDSGSTESLLDDLVADLEPVERVWSPGTHLGFWLAVELLVFGLVASLALRMDIMGQLANPLFLLELTLLITTGGLSAAMALLAAMPGREPSSGAVALALGFLLASFVCLYQEMPGTARSIANAPWGMRCAVETLGVAIVPWATLLFFARRGATLVPVVSGGLAGLAAFLIAAATMRVVCPVDNFWHVVIWHYSPVVIGIGASCAIGLLLLRAWRND
- a CDS encoding cytochrome P450, which produces MQIEDINLTKLASFGGDMPDHWFTFLREEAPVWFHPPVPDCPDLDGEGFWVFSKYDDIQKANRDHRTFSAESGPGRTGGGIMLKDVDQMLGSVMIMTDPPKQQRMRQLVNVGFSPRGVRRLEEYTRELTVRLVDDVLARDESQCEFVSEIAAEVPLQVIAEILGVPEADRRQVFTWTNKALDDTDGDDRMRALVDMYAYANALGNEKKANPTDDVFSRVVAAEIPGEDGTPERLNDFEIASFFQLIATGGSETTRNSITGGLLAFMDNPDQLELLLRDRTLMPKAIEEILRYTSPVNYFRRTATHDVEVRGQRIEAGQKVSLWYCSGNRDEEVFADPFRFDITRWPNDHFAFGGGGAHYCLGANLAKMEMDVIFSEILNRMTDFERAGEIARFNASWYLNVFGGYEKLPIRFRALG
- a CDS encoding long-chain-acyl-CoA synthetase; translation: MDLDGGTATLIEDLIELPTFRAIRDSLMGAGAGAFRTMGFVCRDQAEKIPDRIALRFEDEEVSFGAYNAGVNRYTNLLRKHGVERGDVVNVMMENSPAMLMAQGACAKLGAVGALINTHLEGEALQHVHQASGARVAVLDERCTESVVPVLDRLADFTVYGDDRSGATHVALRSLPEGLASASDGEPDIPDVTIGDVFLYVYTSGTTGFPKPAIVRHLRFTAGGHSLAIMLGETEDDCAYAPTPLYHGYANFVGFAPAFHKGACFASRRRFSASEFLSDVQRHHATVFCYVGELCRYLLRTPPSADDRAHRIRVATGSGLRPDIWTEFQERFGIPRIIDSYGQSEGNISLQNRRGRVGSCGRAQPFTHHLLRLGRYDHDRGELARDDAGFLIECRVGETGELLGKIDATSVMAFDGYANASDNEKKLLRNCFEDGDVFLRTGDLLRRDYESYYYFVDRIGDTFRWKGENVATLEVEHLLNQAPGVHESAVYGVQVPGADGRAGMALVVVQDGAAFDPQAFYAYATRTLPGYARPLFVRVAERVDATGNFKTRKTGLQSEGFDPQAVRNDPLWFRDDSAGTFVPLQGPLYAEITGGIRKL
- the thpR gene encoding RNA 2',3'-cyclic phosphodiesterase codes for the protein MIRLFVSLEMPALVRERLKLLCCDLPGARWANPDQLHLTIRFIGEVEEPAFEEIREALDRVKMDPFDLEIRGVGHFPPRGQAKTLWAGTPRSEPLQLLHGLVDSALVRAGLAPEGRKFAPHITLGRLRGAPARAVASFLAQNALFREGPIRVDRFWLYSSQLSAKHAVHRPEAEYPLGGALV